One Solea senegalensis isolate Sse05_10M linkage group LG21, IFAPA_SoseM_1, whole genome shotgun sequence DNA segment encodes these proteins:
- the cldn23.1 gene encoding claudin 23a, with product MPRRTAQEWIRLSLRTPGILIFGMVMAPCGWVLDLTATVAPSWRTLNNLPNRPTSEYIEQGIWDICRRTTSSPRGECSLEDTTYFGNEIIEVAQGLMVASLVVTLVGLAVAIPGVRCWKDRPNWVAAGLGGLLIFLSGVMTIIPIAWYTHILNDVTTVSPVIDVRVGYCIVLGYIGGIFEILGGFVMFIGICRCCGGRNRGEVRVEDARGTQFRQKPPPRPTIIPSLDRRSNPSTTVPYSKDSLDDDVSFPRAKSPGVRSVNTSYSGRPGDADL from the coding sequence ATGCCGAGGAGAACCGCGCAGGAATGGATCCGCTTATCCCTGCGCACACCGGGGATTCTCATCTTCGGAATGGTCATGGCCCCCTGCGGATGGGTCCTGGACCTGACCGCTACTGTGGCCCCCAGCTGGAGGACCCTGAACAACCTCCCTAACAGACCGACCAGTGAGTACATCGAGCAGGGCATCTGGGACATCTGCAGGAGGACCACGTCCTCACCGAGGGGCGAGTGCTCCCTGGAGGACACCACCTACTTCGGCAACGAGATCATCGAGGTCGCGCAGGGTCTAATGGTCGCGTCCTTGGTCGTGACTCTAGTCGGTTTGGCCGTGGCCATACCAGGAGTCCGCTGCTGGAAGGACAGACCCAACTGGGTCGCGGCAGGTCTGGGCGGACTCTTGATCTTCCTCTCGGGTGTCATGACCATCATCCCCATCGCGTGGTACACCCACATCCTCAACGACGTCACCACGGTGTCCCCGGTCATCGACGTGCGCGTGGGCTACTGCATCGTGCTGGGCTACATCGGCGGCATCTTCGAGATCCTCGGCGGGTTCGTGATGTTCATCGGCATCTGCCGCTGCTGCGGCGGGAGGAACCGCGGCGAAGTGCGCGTGGAGGATGCCCGGGGCACCCAGTTCAGGCAGAAGCCCCCGCCGAGACCCACGATCATCCCGAGCCTGGACCGCAGGAGCAACCCCAGCACCACCGTGCCCTACTCCAAAGACTCCCTGGACGACGACGTGTCCTTCCCCCGAGCCAAGAGTCCGGGAGTCCGTTCAGTCAACACCTCATACAGCGGCAGACCCGGGGACGCGGACCTATGA